Proteins encoded within one genomic window of Mycolicibacterium monacense:
- a CDS encoding amidohydrolase family protein, protein MPLQPWMEMISVDDHLIEHPKVWSDRLPTKFLEAGPKIIEWERPDTGQMCQVWEYEGRIYPYIGLNAVAGKKPEDYGIEPVRYDDMIPGCYDPKARVADMDIDGVQAMTCFPSFPRFAGAVFAEGEDKELARLCSAAWNDFVLDEWCATAPDRFIPVVMLPFWDVEASVKEIHRTAGKGARAVTFPDLPDRLGLPSVHSDHWDPLLSALEETDMVLAQHFGSGGFPPPIAPDAPFAVFVTLMGTMSMTAMTDWLFSHTLYRHPKLKIGLSEGGIGWIPYILERCDSVWRKHRFYNNINQDHPPSYLFKKHMHGCFIEDDFGVEMRHMIGIDKITWECDYPHSDSYWPQSRERAAQALEKVPDDEVHRIVELNARELYNFPRAA, encoded by the coding sequence GTGCCGCTACAGCCCTGGATGGAAATGATTTCCGTCGACGACCACCTGATCGAACACCCGAAAGTGTGGAGCGATCGGCTCCCCACCAAGTTCCTGGAGGCCGGCCCGAAGATCATCGAGTGGGAGCGGCCTGACACCGGCCAGATGTGCCAAGTGTGGGAGTACGAGGGCCGGATCTACCCTTACATCGGCCTGAACGCGGTCGCCGGCAAGAAGCCCGAGGACTACGGCATCGAGCCGGTGCGCTATGACGACATGATCCCCGGCTGCTACGACCCCAAGGCGCGGGTGGCCGACATGGACATCGACGGCGTGCAGGCGATGACCTGCTTCCCGTCGTTCCCCCGGTTCGCCGGCGCCGTCTTCGCCGAGGGTGAGGACAAGGAACTCGCCAGGCTGTGCTCGGCCGCGTGGAACGACTTCGTGCTCGACGAGTGGTGCGCCACGGCACCCGACCGCTTCATCCCGGTAGTCATGCTGCCGTTCTGGGACGTCGAGGCAAGCGTCAAGGAGATCCACCGCACGGCGGGCAAGGGCGCCAGGGCGGTGACCTTCCCGGACCTGCCCGATCGCCTCGGTCTGCCGTCGGTGCACTCGGACCACTGGGACCCGCTGCTGTCGGCGCTCGAGGAGACCGACATGGTGCTCGCGCAGCACTTCGGTTCCGGCGGCTTCCCGCCGCCGATCGCCCCGGACGCACCGTTCGCAGTGTTCGTCACGCTGATGGGCACCATGTCGATGACCGCGATGACGGACTGGCTGTTCTCGCACACCCTCTATCGGCACCCGAAGCTGAAGATCGGGTTGTCCGAGGGTGGCATCGGCTGGATTCCCTACATCCTGGAGCGCTGCGACAGCGTCTGGCGCAAGCACCGGTTCTACAACAACATCAACCAGGACCACCCGCCGAGCTACCTGTTCAAGAAGCACATGCACGGCTGCTTCATCGAGGACGACTTCGGGGTGGAGATGCGGCACATGATCGGCATCGACAAGATCACCTGGGAGTGCGACTACCCGCACTCCGACTCCTACTGGCCGCAGAGCCGGGAGCGCGCCGCTCAAGCGCTGGAAAAGGTGCCCGACGACGAGGTGCATCGCATCGTCGAGTTGAATGCCCGCGAGCTGTACAACTTCCCGCGGGCGGCGTGA
- a CDS encoding acyl-CoA dehydrogenase family protein codes for MTALAEDERQELAHSVRSACERTAPEDRVREVAYGEGHDGGGDAGSGFDTALWNVLCNQVGVAAIALPEDLGGAGYGASALGVVAHELGRALAPVPFLSSTVLATGLLVAFTESDPGAEKRITGLVEGRRTAAAALTGDGGPWRPDAVTLTAACTRDGWRVDGAVRHVLGATAADDLVAVANVGDGELAVFLIDSAADGVVTDPERVLDGTRPMATLTFSGAQAVRLSGDGPVEDVIDRNVNLALAVLSAEQVGACERVLEIATDYARTREQFDRPIGSFQAVKHKCADMLVDLEWARSASQAALQALDGDAGLAGEAAWRASMAKAVCSESLRSAAHANVQIHGGIGFTWEDSAHLYLRRARTDEVMFGAPAQHWDRLAAQAKLL; via the coding sequence ATGACGGCGTTGGCAGAAGACGAACGTCAGGAGCTCGCACACTCCGTGCGTTCCGCCTGCGAACGAACCGCGCCAGAGGATCGGGTACGCGAGGTGGCCTACGGCGAGGGTCACGACGGTGGCGGCGACGCCGGGTCCGGCTTCGACACCGCGCTGTGGAACGTGCTGTGCAACCAGGTCGGGGTCGCAGCCATCGCGCTACCCGAGGACCTCGGTGGCGCGGGATACGGCGCCTCGGCACTGGGCGTGGTCGCCCACGAACTCGGCCGCGCCCTGGCGCCGGTGCCCTTCCTCAGTTCCACCGTGCTGGCCACCGGCCTGCTCGTCGCGTTCACCGAGAGTGACCCCGGCGCGGAGAAGCGGATCACGGGGCTCGTCGAAGGCCGCCGTACCGCCGCGGCGGCACTCACCGGCGACGGTGGGCCGTGGCGCCCCGACGCGGTGACGCTCACCGCCGCATGCACCCGCGACGGGTGGCGCGTCGACGGCGCCGTCCGCCATGTCCTGGGCGCCACCGCTGCCGACGATCTGGTCGCCGTTGCCAACGTCGGGGACGGTGAACTGGCGGTGTTCCTCATCGATTCCGCAGCCGACGGCGTCGTCACCGACCCCGAACGGGTGCTCGACGGAACCCGGCCGATGGCCACCCTCACCTTCAGCGGCGCGCAGGCGGTTCGCCTCTCCGGGGACGGCCCCGTCGAGGACGTGATCGACCGAAACGTCAACCTGGCGTTGGCGGTGTTGTCCGCAGAACAGGTCGGCGCGTGCGAGCGGGTGCTGGAGATCGCGACGGATTACGCCCGTACGCGGGAGCAGTTCGACCGCCCGATCGGCAGCTTCCAGGCCGTCAAGCACAAGTGTGCGGACATGCTGGTCGACCTCGAGTGGGCGCGGTCGGCATCACAGGCGGCGCTGCAGGCCCTCGACGGCGACGCGGGACTCGCAGGCGAGGCGGCCTGGCGCGCCAGCATGGCCAAGGCGGTGTGCTCGGAGTCGTTGCGGAGCGCGGCGCACGCGAACGTACAGATTCACGGCGGCATCGGCTTCACCTGGGAAGACTCTGCGCACCTTTACCTGCGCCGGGCGCGTACCGACGAGGTGATGTTCGGTGCGCCCGCCCAACACTGGGACCGACTGGCCGCCCAGGCCAAGCTGCTGTGA
- a CDS encoding class I adenylate-forming enzyme family protein, protein MKAGTIAGLLDGCAASRPDRPLLRDTEGTTLNVGEVAALSSAATGWLWDAGVRPGMTVAWQLPSHVGAAVLMLALARTAVTQAPVLHLYRQREVSAAVDVAEADILLVDESTAGNAAPGMRTVVVPADLIERLRNSAAAPAPELNGPRGAEDSRWVYFTSGTTGRPKGVLHSDATLLAAARGYTEHLGVGTHPQELGTIAFPIAHIGGMVYLACALLGDFPVLMIPKVTADSLPHLLAEHRVTVTGASTAFYQMLLSAQLAARTTDLLMPSLRMLIGGGAPCPPEVHRQVREHLGIPIVHAYGMTEAAMVCVSEAGDSDEQLANSSGRPIPGSEVRINANGEIELRGDNLTTGYVDAGQWARALTGDGWFRTGDRGQLRADGRIVVTGRTKDLIIRKGENIAPDEIENELLAHPLVDEIAVLGQPDELRGELVCAVVRRSSRHRDVTLDELCAFLDQRGLMKQKWPERLVIVDEFPLTGLGKVAKSELGRQIAGGTR, encoded by the coding sequence GTGAAGGCTGGCACGATCGCTGGTCTGCTGGACGGTTGCGCCGCCAGCCGACCGGATCGTCCCCTGCTGCGGGACACCGAAGGCACGACACTGAACGTCGGCGAGGTCGCTGCCTTGTCGTCGGCGGCCACCGGGTGGCTGTGGGATGCCGGCGTGCGACCGGGCATGACCGTCGCCTGGCAGCTGCCGTCGCACGTCGGCGCCGCGGTGCTGATGCTGGCGCTGGCGCGGACCGCCGTCACCCAGGCCCCCGTGCTGCACCTCTACCGGCAGCGCGAGGTGTCCGCGGCCGTAGACGTCGCCGAAGCCGACATCCTCCTGGTGGACGAATCGACCGCGGGGAACGCCGCACCCGGGATGCGCACCGTCGTCGTTCCCGCCGACCTGATCGAGCGGCTCCGCAACTCTGCGGCGGCACCGGCACCCGAATTGAACGGCCCACGCGGAGCTGAGGATTCGCGCTGGGTGTACTTCACCTCCGGCACCACCGGCCGACCCAAGGGCGTGCTGCATTCCGACGCCACACTGCTGGCCGCCGCGCGCGGATACACCGAGCACCTCGGTGTGGGCACTCATCCGCAGGAGCTCGGCACCATCGCCTTTCCCATCGCGCACATCGGCGGGATGGTCTACCTCGCCTGTGCCCTGTTGGGCGACTTCCCGGTGCTGATGATCCCGAAGGTCACCGCCGACAGCCTGCCCCACCTGCTTGCCGAGCACCGGGTGACGGTGACGGGTGCCAGCACCGCCTTCTATCAGATGCTGCTGTCGGCCCAATTAGCTGCTCGGACAACTGATTTACTGATGCCTTCACTGCGAATGCTGATCGGCGGGGGTGCTCCCTGTCCTCCCGAAGTCCACCGGCAGGTACGCGAGCATCTCGGCATCCCCATCGTGCACGCCTACGGGATGACCGAGGCGGCGATGGTCTGTGTCAGCGAGGCGGGCGACAGCGACGAACAACTGGCCAACAGCTCGGGCCGGCCGATTCCCGGATCCGAAGTGCGGATCAACGCGAACGGCGAGATCGAGCTTCGCGGTGACAATCTGACCACCGGATACGTCGATGCCGGCCAGTGGGCCCGAGCACTGACCGGCGACGGCTGGTTCCGCACCGGCGACCGGGGACAGTTACGTGCCGACGGGCGCATCGTGGTCACCGGCCGCACCAAGGATCTGATCATCCGCAAGGGCGAGAACATCGCACCCGACGAAATCGAGAACGAGTTGCTGGCCCATCCCCTCGTCGACGAGATCGCGGTGCTCGGCCAGCCCGACGAACTGCGCGGCGAGCTGGTGTGTGCGGTGGTGCGACGGTCGTCGCGACACCGCGACGTCACTCTCGACGAGTTGTGCGCATTCCTCGACCAACGCGGTTTGATGAAGCAGAAATGGCCCGAGCGGCTGGTGATCGTCGACGAGTTCCCGCTCACCGGGTTGGGCAAGGTCGCCAAATCCGAGCTTGGCCGGCAGATAGCAGGAGGAACCAGATGA
- a CDS encoding alpha/beta fold hydrolase, whose protein sequence is MSISSATVHVDGAAIEYTQSGTGSPVVFVHGAYVTGALWDDVAQRLSDTHRCVVPTWPFGAQRKPVAEPVDLSVAAAGRRILGLLEALDLSGVTLVANDTGGGIVLAALGDTTLNWGRVSRLVFTNCDSYEHFPPSNFAPIVRLCRSRLVGAALMRLLTTPPGLRVFAGAVTRNGIDAQRRTAIFGGFLSSAAVRRQAVRFTAGLHPRYTLAAAPAIEAWAKPVLLAWGDADKMFPMAHAQRLAEAFADSTLAPIHDASTYVMLDRPDETAASIRAFAES, encoded by the coding sequence GTGAGTATTTCCTCCGCCACGGTGCACGTGGACGGTGCGGCGATCGAGTACACCCAATCCGGCACCGGGTCTCCTGTGGTGTTCGTGCACGGCGCCTACGTGACCGGGGCACTGTGGGACGACGTCGCGCAGCGGCTGTCGGACACACATCGATGCGTTGTCCCCACCTGGCCGTTCGGTGCTCAGCGGAAGCCGGTCGCCGAGCCGGTCGACCTCTCCGTGGCAGCCGCCGGACGGCGCATCCTGGGCTTGCTCGAGGCGCTGGACCTGTCCGGCGTGACACTGGTGGCCAACGACACCGGCGGTGGCATCGTGCTCGCCGCGTTGGGTGACACCACCCTGAACTGGGGCCGGGTGTCACGGCTGGTGTTCACCAATTGCGATAGCTACGAACACTTTCCGCCCAGCAACTTCGCACCGATCGTGCGGCTGTGTCGCAGCCGCCTCGTCGGCGCCGCGCTGATGCGATTGCTGACCACGCCGCCGGGCCTCAGGGTGTTCGCCGGTGCGGTCACCCGCAATGGCATCGACGCGCAGCGCCGCACCGCGATCTTCGGCGGGTTCCTGTCGTCTGCGGCCGTTCGCCGTCAGGCGGTGCGCTTCACCGCCGGACTGCATCCCCGCTACACCCTGGCGGCCGCCCCGGCGATCGAGGCGTGGGCCAAGCCGGTGCTGCTGGCGTGGGGTGATGCCGACAAGATGTTTCCGATGGCCCACGCCCAGCGGCTTGCCGAGGCGTTCGCCGACTCAACGCTGGCGCCGATCCACGATGCTTCGACCTACGTCATGCTGGACCGTCCCGACGAGACCGCAGCGTCGATCCGCGCCTTCGCGGAGAGTTGA
- a CDS encoding cytochrome P450: MTDIQAESRPRAEVDLDHHSPEFREDPHGTFRKMRESGCPVAYSDHYEGFWALVDYASVFEAARDDALFNSFPSVGVPASELPLPILPIESDPPETQELREVTLKRFSPGSAERFRDAAIAMTDEAIDAFIERGQCDLVGELTTPLPARLILRLLNFDESRAMDWVHWVHTTVHDRAHDPEKAGTAGLEMFGEIVKHMEERRAEGLGDDLFSDILRGQLNGEPLDDGQITMYTVLMMLGGMDTTSGFTGNVLLRLCEDTELRQKFIADPGLVKKSTDELLRLYTPTLGLARTVSRDAEFHGQQLCQGDRAILMWAAANRDPAMFENPDTLDLDRANAKKHMAFGVGMHRCLGSHYAKMMFDVMVTRILTRLPDFELAGEPKMFEDAGEVFAVRELPVKFAPGPRTS; encoded by the coding sequence ATGACCGACATCCAGGCCGAATCGCGTCCGCGCGCCGAGGTGGACCTCGATCACCATTCGCCGGAGTTCCGCGAGGATCCACACGGCACTTTCAGGAAGATGCGTGAGTCGGGTTGCCCGGTCGCGTATTCCGACCACTACGAGGGCTTCTGGGCGTTGGTCGACTACGCGTCGGTGTTCGAGGCGGCCCGAGACGACGCCCTGTTCAACTCGTTCCCCTCAGTGGGTGTGCCTGCCAGTGAGCTGCCCCTGCCGATCCTGCCGATCGAATCGGATCCGCCCGAGACGCAGGAGCTGCGCGAGGTCACTCTCAAGCGGTTCTCCCCAGGATCGGCCGAACGGTTCCGCGACGCCGCCATCGCGATGACCGACGAGGCGATCGACGCGTTCATCGAGCGCGGCCAGTGCGACCTGGTGGGTGAGCTCACCACCCCCTTGCCGGCACGGTTGATCCTGCGGCTGCTGAACTTCGACGAATCCCGCGCCATGGACTGGGTGCACTGGGTGCACACCACCGTGCACGACCGCGCGCACGACCCCGAGAAGGCCGGGACCGCCGGCCTGGAGATGTTCGGCGAGATCGTCAAACACATGGAGGAGCGGCGCGCCGAGGGCCTCGGCGACGACCTGTTCAGCGACATCCTGCGTGGCCAGTTGAACGGCGAACCGCTCGACGACGGCCAGATCACCATGTACACGGTGCTGATGATGCTGGGCGGCATGGATACCACCAGCGGCTTCACCGGCAATGTGCTGCTGCGGCTGTGTGAGGACACCGAGCTGCGTCAGAAGTTCATCGCCGATCCGGGTCTGGTCAAGAAGTCCACCGACGAACTGTTGCGGCTGTACACGCCGACCCTCGGGTTGGCGCGGACGGTATCCCGCGACGCCGAGTTCCACGGGCAGCAGCTGTGCCAGGGCGACCGCGCGATTCTGATGTGGGCAGCGGCCAACCGCGATCCCGCGATGTTCGAGAACCCCGACACCCTCGACCTCGATCGTGCGAACGCCAAGAAGCACATGGCCTTCGGGGTCGGAATGCACCGCTGCCTCGGCTCGCACTACGCCAAGATGATGTTCGATGTCATGGTCACCCGGATCCTGACCCGCCTGCCGGACTTCGAGCTGGCCGGCGAGCCGAAGATGTTCGAGGACGCCGGTGAGGTGTTCGCGGTGCGCGAGCTGCCGGTGAAGTTCGCGCCCGGCCCGCGGACGAGTTGA
- a CDS encoding thiolase family protein — MSNTPDIAIIGVGLHPFGRYEDRSALEMGAVAISRAVRDAGVNWSDVGSLYAGSLEVSNPEAVTGLAGMTGVPARATLSGCATGNSLLTLAARDVQLGNADIAVGVGLDKHPRGAFGADPSVSGLPQWYGDQGMFLTTHYFGTKIMRYMHDHGISEQTLARVAAKNFDNGALAPHAWRRKPMSIEAILASPVVNAPLRQYMYCNPNEGAAAVVVCRADKAKQFTDTPIYLRSTALRSRREGAYELLRTSIELPLVPGTTAEAARAAYESAGIGPEDIDVAQLQDTDSGSEIIHMAETGLCKDGEQEALLADGATKIGGRLPINTDGGLLANGEPVGASGLRQVYELVQQLRGTAGDRQVPNDPRVGLAQLYGAPGTAAVAILSR; from the coding sequence ATGAGCAACACGCCCGATATCGCCATTATCGGTGTGGGACTCCATCCCTTCGGACGGTATGAGGACCGGTCCGCGCTGGAGATGGGGGCGGTCGCGATCAGTAGGGCGGTGCGTGACGCCGGAGTGAACTGGTCGGACGTGGGCAGTCTGTACGCGGGCAGCCTGGAGGTGTCCAATCCGGAGGCGGTGACCGGCCTGGCCGGGATGACGGGAGTGCCTGCGCGCGCAACGCTCAGCGGTTGCGCGACCGGCAACTCGCTGTTGACGCTGGCGGCCCGCGACGTCCAGCTCGGCAACGCCGACATCGCCGTCGGCGTTGGGCTGGACAAACATCCGCGTGGCGCCTTCGGCGCCGACCCGTCGGTGTCGGGCTTGCCCCAGTGGTACGGCGATCAGGGCATGTTCCTGACCACCCACTACTTCGGCACCAAGATCATGCGCTATATGCACGACCACGGCATCAGCGAGCAGACGCTGGCCCGCGTCGCGGCCAAGAATTTCGACAACGGCGCGCTGGCCCCACACGCCTGGCGACGCAAACCGATGAGCATCGAGGCGATCCTGGCTTCGCCGGTCGTCAATGCCCCACTGCGTCAGTACATGTACTGCAACCCGAATGAGGGTGCCGCCGCCGTCGTGGTATGCCGCGCCGATAAGGCCAAGCAGTTCACCGACACCCCGATCTACCTGCGCTCCACCGCGCTGCGCAGCCGCCGCGAAGGCGCCTACGAGTTGCTGCGGACCTCGATCGAGTTGCCGCTGGTGCCGGGCACCACCGCAGAGGCCGCCCGCGCCGCCTACGAGTCGGCGGGCATCGGTCCCGAGGACATCGACGTCGCTCAACTACAGGACACCGACTCCGGCTCGGAGATCATCCACATGGCCGAGACCGGCCTGTGCAAAGACGGCGAACAGGAGGCACTGCTCGCCGACGGTGCCACCAAGATCGGCGGCCGGCTGCCGATCAACACCGACGGCGGACTGCTGGCGAACGGCGAACCGGTCGGTGCCTCGGGCCTGCGCCAGGTGTACGAGCTCGTGCAGCAACTGCGCGGCACCGCAGGCGACCGCCAGGTGCCCAACGATCCACGGGTCGGGCTGGCCCAGCTCTACGGAGCGCCCGGGACCGCGGCAGTCGCCATCCTCTCCAGATAG
- a CDS encoding class I adenylate-forming enzyme family protein, which yields MSISLLLEMAASGDPDRSALMDGDIRWSAARLSELADGGAGVIAASGAAHVVYVGTGGAMLPLLIFASARANVPFTPLNYRLSPEALGQLIDRLPDPLVVVDDDYRDTVTTASGRLTGSEEFLAAAGSAEPVVEFADPDDVAVVLFTSGTTSRPKAVELTHNNLTSYVTGTVEFASADPADAALVCVPPYHIAGVGAALSNLYAGRTIVYLRRFDPREWVRLVRTEKVTTATVVPTMLDRIVAVLEEEPVELPSLRNFAYGGSKVAQPLVRKALDLLPQVGFVNAYGLTETSSTIAVLTPEDHRLAHGARDEAVARRLSSVGRPVPGIEVQIRAEDGTVLGPNETGELFVRGPQVSGRYAEIGSVLDAEGWFPTRDIATLDDDGYLFIGGRSDDTIIRGGENIAPSEIEEVLVEHPHVREVVVVGMDDPEWGQIIVAVVVPEPGAEPMAEELRDFARKTLRGSRTPDRIVFRDQVPTTATGKVLRREILDDLKPATA from the coding sequence GTGAGTATTTCATTGCTACTTGAGATGGCGGCATCAGGTGATCCCGATCGGTCCGCCCTGATGGACGGCGACATTCGGTGGTCCGCTGCAAGGTTGAGTGAACTTGCCGACGGAGGCGCCGGAGTGATCGCCGCGTCGGGTGCTGCCCACGTTGTCTACGTCGGGACCGGGGGAGCGATGCTGCCTCTGCTGATCTTCGCCTCCGCCCGTGCGAACGTCCCCTTCACTCCGTTGAACTACCGGCTGAGCCCCGAGGCGCTGGGCCAGCTCATCGACCGGCTGCCCGACCCACTTGTCGTCGTCGACGACGACTACCGCGACACGGTGACGACCGCGAGTGGCCGGTTGACCGGTTCCGAGGAGTTCCTCGCCGCCGCGGGATCGGCGGAACCCGTGGTCGAGTTCGCCGATCCAGACGACGTGGCCGTCGTGTTGTTCACCTCTGGCACCACGTCGCGGCCGAAAGCCGTTGAGCTGACGCACAACAACTTGACCAGTTACGTCACCGGAACCGTCGAGTTCGCGTCGGCCGATCCCGCGGACGCGGCGCTGGTGTGCGTTCCGCCGTACCACATCGCCGGTGTCGGTGCTGCGCTGTCGAATCTCTACGCTGGACGGACCATCGTCTATCTGCGCCGGTTCGATCCGCGCGAGTGGGTACGTCTGGTACGTACAGAGAAGGTGACCACCGCGACGGTGGTGCCGACGATGCTCGACCGGATCGTCGCGGTACTCGAGGAGGAGCCCGTCGAGTTGCCTTCGCTGCGGAACTTCGCCTACGGCGGTTCGAAAGTGGCCCAGCCGCTGGTGCGCAAGGCGCTCGACCTGTTGCCGCAGGTGGGCTTCGTGAATGCCTATGGTCTCACCGAAACGAGCTCCACCATCGCGGTGCTCACCCCCGAGGACCATCGACTGGCGCACGGCGCGCGCGATGAAGCCGTCGCGCGGCGGCTGAGCTCGGTCGGTCGTCCGGTGCCCGGCATAGAGGTGCAGATCCGGGCCGAGGACGGCACGGTGCTCGGCCCGAACGAAACCGGCGAACTGTTCGTCCGCGGCCCTCAGGTGTCGGGCCGGTACGCCGAGATCGGTTCGGTGCTCGACGCCGAAGGCTGGTTCCCCACCCGAGACATCGCCACTCTGGACGACGACGGGTACCTGTTCATCGGCGGCCGTTCTGACGACACGATCATTCGGGGCGGCGAGAACATCGCCCCCTCGGAGATCGAGGAAGTGCTCGTCGAGCATCCGCACGTCCGTGAGGTCGTCGTCGTCGGTATGGACGACCCAGAATGGGGCCAGATCATCGTCGCGGTGGTCGTGCCTGAACCCGGGGCCGAGCCGATGGCCGAAGAGTTGCGCGACTTCGCTCGTAAAACCTTGCGCGGATCACGCACTCCCGATCGCATCGTGTTCCGCGACCAGGTGCCCACCACCGCCACCGGCAAAGTTCTGCGCCGCGAGATCCTCGACGACCTCAAGCCGGCGACTGCCTAG
- the fadD12 gene encoding acyl-CoA ligase FadD12, with the protein MMNRLRKTAGIVGTMYRARVIAPLRPDRYLRMGAAVRRAGMSVTTGFALAAQRCPDRPGLIDELGTLTWRELDSHSDALAAALQTLPGGQPEVVGIMARNHRGFVEALVAANRIGADVLLLNTSFAGPALADVVAREQVDAVIYDEEFAPSVAQALKDRPKAAKIVAWTDDPDAQAVTVAGLIDGHIGQRPLPSDRTSKLILLTSGTTGSPKGARHSGGGADALKSILDRTPWRAEEVTVIVAPMFHAWGFGQLVFAAMMACTIVTRRKFDPEATLALVDEHRATGLCLVPVMFDRIVDLPEDVLSRYSGRTLRFAAASGSRMRPDVVIKFMDRFGDVIYNNYNATEAGMIATATPEDLRAAPDTAGKAAEGTDIRILDSDFHEQPRGEVGTIYVRNSSQFDGYTSGANKNFHDGYMSSGDVGYLDEAGRLFVVGRDDEMIVSGGENVYPIEVEKALATHPEVNEAAVIGVDDEQYGQRLAAFVVLRDGASATPEDLKAHVRENLANYKVPRSITVLGELPRGSTGKIVRRELHALIEPD; encoded by the coding sequence ATGATGAACCGCCTCCGTAAAACGGCCGGAATCGTCGGCACGATGTACCGCGCAAGAGTGATCGCGCCGCTGCGGCCCGACCGCTACCTCCGCATGGGAGCGGCAGTGCGGCGTGCTGGAATGTCGGTGACCACAGGCTTCGCCCTCGCAGCGCAGCGATGCCCCGACCGGCCCGGGCTCATCGACGAACTAGGCACGCTGACCTGGCGGGAACTCGACAGCCACAGCGACGCGCTCGCCGCCGCCCTCCAGACACTGCCCGGTGGACAGCCGGAGGTCGTCGGCATCATGGCGCGCAACCACCGCGGGTTCGTGGAAGCGCTTGTCGCGGCAAACCGGATCGGTGCCGATGTGCTGTTATTGAACACCTCGTTCGCGGGTCCGGCGCTGGCGGACGTGGTGGCCCGAGAGCAGGTTGACGCCGTCATCTACGACGAGGAGTTCGCGCCCTCCGTCGCCCAGGCGCTCAAGGACCGCCCCAAGGCGGCAAAGATCGTGGCGTGGACGGATGATCCGGACGCGCAGGCCGTCACCGTCGCCGGCCTGATCGACGGGCACATCGGTCAACGACCCTTGCCGTCCGACCGGACATCCAAGCTCATCCTGCTGACGTCGGGCACCACCGGCTCACCCAAGGGCGCCAGACATTCCGGCGGCGGAGCCGATGCGCTGAAGTCAATCCTCGACCGTACGCCCTGGCGGGCCGAAGAGGTGACGGTCATCGTTGCGCCGATGTTCCACGCCTGGGGCTTCGGGCAGCTGGTGTTCGCGGCCATGATGGCCTGCACCATCGTCACCCGCCGGAAGTTCGACCCCGAGGCCACCCTCGCCCTCGTCGACGAACACCGCGCCACCGGGCTCTGTCTGGTGCCGGTCATGTTCGACCGCATCGTCGACCTGCCCGAGGACGTACTCTCCCGCTACAGCGGCCGCACACTGCGCTTTGCGGCCGCGTCGGGGTCGCGGATGCGCCCCGACGTCGTCATCAAGTTCATGGATCGCTTCGGCGACGTCATCTACAACAACTACAACGCCACCGAGGCCGGCATGATCGCGACAGCCACGCCCGAGGACCTGCGCGCCGCGCCCGACACTGCTGGGAAGGCCGCCGAAGGAACCGACATCCGAATCCTCGACAGCGATTTCCACGAACAACCCCGCGGTGAAGTCGGCACCATCTATGTCCGGAACTCAAGCCAGTTCGACGGCTATACGTCCGGTGCCAACAAGAACTTCCACGACGGATACATGTCCTCGGGCGACGTCGGGTATCTGGATGAAGCCGGCAGGCTGTTCGTGGTGGGCCGCGACGACGAGATGATCGTCTCGGGCGGCGAGAACGTGTACCCGATCGAGGTCGAGAAAGCGCTGGCCACCCACCCCGAGGTCAACGAAGCGGCGGTCATCGGCGTCGATGACGAGCAGTACGGCCAACGTCTGGCGGCGTTCGTCGTGTTACGTGACGGAGCCTCCGCCACACCCGAGGATCTGAAGGCGCATGTGCGCGAAAACCTCGCCAATTACAAAGTGCCGCGAAGTATCACAGTGCTCGGCGAATTACCGCGCGGCAGCACGGGCAAGATCGTCCGTCGCGAGCTTCACGCCCTCATCGAACCCGACTGA